One window of the Halobacteriovorax sp. JY17 genome contains the following:
- a CDS encoding TonB-dependent receptor plug domain-containing protein, producing the protein MKFLLLMTALLANDIAYSQESSEGQENEAIYIIARKRKENIQEVPISITTYDEYQIEEAGINTIRDLTDTTPNVTLIGSNSGRYSTPYIRGQGNQDLNLPEEISVGFNLDEIPMPRYAMDNDLIDIQSIEVLRGPQGNLFGKNTQAGAINIYTKEPNYKDGSKITLEAGNLDTKSVIGTTNFKLGSEKLQNRLSLKYKEQGGYIHDTFLNKDLGDSETYSLGNTLQFKPSNTFKSTFKVGLQKKEGSDPLIISRNEPGYPKSHQNIDPIYKTNLVTTSLKLEKDFDDVLLTIIGAFNYYDFNIKYDEADYYITYDYLRSQVGTALANQYINNSNELFRSIREHQRQYYTEFRLTNKDSSDLSWTAGINLSRNNYRLQSHIRTFSGGFVFKKQNINLISDTFSVFGEATKNLSSIYSLSFGTRVNHDRKEFKSIHQSTTIADYRQSSEEDYTNFSSKLTLAAKVSSTKNLYASVARGYQSGGYPSYHFNNYNGISKDQPAYEDSTSLSYEIGSKMSFFKQRLTLNSALFFNDIKDKQVRVKDTTTNQSFYANIDTDVFGGELEAKLKATQDLTFGSNLGYTNSKFKEETVSGTGSTVLNKKGARLANIPYWTGSTFAQYSYFLNNVNGYLNFRTSYKYIGQRFGDNINHTRMGSYGLVGARVSFEKEAYTISAYVNNLFDKVYESQAYYYSAFDKEVSSPGLPRMYGMKASYRF; encoded by the coding sequence ATGAAATTTCTATTATTAATGACCGCTCTTCTTGCTAACGACATCGCTTACTCGCAAGAAAGTAGCGAAGGCCAAGAAAATGAAGCGATATACATTATAGCCAGAAAGAGAAAAGAGAATATTCAAGAAGTTCCAATTAGTATTACAACATACGATGAGTACCAAATTGAAGAAGCGGGAATAAATACAATCAGAGATCTCACTGACACTACTCCCAATGTAACACTTATTGGATCAAATTCTGGCCGTTACTCTACTCCATATATTAGAGGCCAAGGAAATCAAGATCTAAACCTTCCAGAAGAAATTTCTGTCGGCTTTAACTTAGATGAAATCCCAATGCCTAGATATGCAATGGACAACGACCTCATAGATATCCAAAGTATCGAAGTTCTTCGTGGACCTCAGGGAAATTTATTTGGAAAGAATACCCAGGCCGGTGCAATCAATATTTATACAAAAGAGCCTAATTATAAAGATGGAAGTAAAATCACTCTTGAAGCTGGAAATCTAGACACTAAGTCTGTTATTGGTACAACTAATTTCAAACTAGGTTCTGAGAAATTACAGAATAGACTCTCATTAAAGTATAAGGAACAAGGTGGATATATTCACGATACTTTCCTAAATAAAGACCTAGGAGATAGTGAAACTTACTCTCTTGGAAATACACTTCAATTTAAGCCATCTAATACTTTTAAATCTACTTTTAAAGTTGGATTACAAAAGAAAGAAGGTTCTGATCCTCTTATCATCTCAAGAAATGAGCCGGGATATCCAAAGTCTCATCAAAATATTGATCCGATTTATAAGACTAATTTAGTGACAACGTCACTAAAGCTAGAAAAAGATTTTGATGATGTTCTTCTAACCATTATCGGAGCCTTCAATTATTACGACTTTAATATAAAGTACGATGAAGCTGATTACTATATCACTTATGACTACCTTAGAAGCCAAGTAGGAACGGCCCTTGCTAATCAATATATCAATAACTCAAACGAGCTATTTAGATCTATCAGAGAACACCAGAGACAGTATTACACTGAATTTAGACTTACAAATAAAGACTCTAGCGATCTCTCTTGGACAGCAGGTATAAATCTTTCAAGAAATAATTATAGACTCCAAAGTCATATCAGGACCTTTAGCGGAGGCTTTGTTTTTAAGAAACAAAATATTAATCTTATTTCCGATACTTTCTCTGTCTTCGGAGAAGCAACGAAAAACCTTTCAAGTATTTACTCTCTGTCATTTGGAACAAGAGTAAACCACGACAGAAAAGAATTTAAATCAATTCATCAATCAACGACGATTGCTGACTACAGACAAAGTAGTGAAGAGGACTATACAAACTTCAGCTCAAAGTTAACTCTAGCGGCAAAAGTAAGTAGTACAAAAAACCTCTACGCGAGTGTAGCAAGAGGTTATCAATCAGGTGGATATCCTTCCTATCACTTTAATAACTACAACGGAATATCTAAAGATCAACCCGCTTACGAAGACTCAACCTCTCTCTCTTATGAGATTGGATCAAAAATGTCATTTTTTAAGCAAAGACTTACACTAAACTCAGCTCTCTTCTTTAATGATATTAAAGACAAGCAAGTGAGAGTAAAAGATACAACAACAAATCAGAGTTTCTATGCCAATATTGATACCGATGTTTTTGGTGGAGAACTTGAAGCCAAACTTAAGGCCACGCAAGATCTGACTTTTGGCTCAAATCTTGGGTATACAAATTCTAAATTTAAAGAAGAAACAGTATCCGGAACTGGAAGTACTGTACTCAATAAGAAAGGTGCTCGCCTAGCAAATATTCCTTACTGGACAGGAAGTACTTTTGCTCAATACTCATACTTTCTAAATAACGTAAATGGATACTTAAACTTTAGAACAAGCTATAAGTATATTGGCCAAAGATTTGGAGACAATATTAACCATACAAGAATGGGAAGCTACGGCCTAGTTGGGGCAAGAGTTTCTTTTGAAAAAGAAGCTTATACCATTTCGGCCTATGTTAATAATCTCTTTGATAAAGTCTATGAGAGTCAAGCTTACTACTACTCTGCCTTTGATAAGGAAGTCTCTTCACCAGGACTTCCAAGAATGTATGGCATGAAAGCAAGCTATAGATTCTAA
- a CDS encoding IucA/IucC family protein, with protein MKEKSLLYTFEALLNSLLREAAGLESIKFSDDQRKLELTNKTKNTLKIELSFYSSLGRHSYGNIHRLDGKNISIQDSLDWVINFSCDLLNQKNAKEVNDFKSRVAQSQINIEKFLNDLEGSLEEEYAKSLSFIQAESLLILGHSFHPYPKARDGFNEEDFKKYSPEYRRSFSLAWAVADKDILVTKKESRFNSNWMNEIAILCLGESLTRELLEENKVLLPIHPWQMTHIRSSEYIKYLENEGRLHFIHQDSKVEWFSTSSVRSIYSKDCKYMLKFSMSLRLTNSIRHLQQEEVERGIQVCDVFNTTEGKKLIQKWPDFEVLHEPAYSALINRDGTTSVETIVSCRINPFTGPEKEEAILLATLNQLSPRGTSLLDRFNSRENTDYYLNWFQEFTKVAIIPLMDAQANFGIFFGAHQQNIILKLNAKGFPIKLYFRDCQGTGYSEEGYKQYSPYCAGLTLDNGNILNKEMGQKIFCYYLIINTAFDTATHLAKISGIKEVSFMEILGKSLKNLKENGVKDSSCIDYLLNEQYLWVKGNYKCCLKEINENTMKNPTDIYIPMNNPIAGVSYE; from the coding sequence TTGAAAGAGAAGTCACTACTTTATACATTCGAAGCATTGCTTAATTCTCTTTTAAGAGAAGCTGCAGGTCTTGAGTCTATCAAGTTTAGTGATGATCAAAGAAAACTTGAATTAACTAATAAGACAAAGAATACCTTAAAAATAGAACTCTCTTTCTACTCTTCACTTGGAAGACATAGCTACGGAAATATTCATCGGCTAGATGGAAAAAATATCAGTATCCAAGATTCTCTTGATTGGGTAATTAACTTCTCCTGCGACCTTCTTAATCAGAAGAATGCGAAAGAAGTTAATGATTTCAAAAGTAGAGTCGCTCAGAGCCAGATTAATATTGAAAAATTTCTAAATGACCTTGAAGGTTCTCTTGAAGAAGAATATGCAAAATCTCTAAGTTTTATCCAAGCCGAGAGTCTCTTAATTCTAGGACACTCATTTCACCCTTACCCAAAGGCAAGAGACGGCTTCAACGAAGAGGACTTCAAGAAATATTCTCCTGAATATAGAAGAAGCTTTTCACTTGCGTGGGCCGTAGCCGATAAAGACATTCTCGTGACAAAGAAAGAAAGTCGTTTCAACTCTAATTGGATGAACGAAATTGCGATACTCTGCTTAGGAGAATCTCTTACAAGAGAACTCCTTGAAGAGAATAAAGTTCTACTTCCTATTCATCCATGGCAAATGACTCATATAAGAAGTAGTGAATATATCAAATATCTTGAAAATGAAGGACGACTGCACTTTATTCATCAAGATTCAAAAGTAGAATGGTTTAGCACCTCATCTGTAAGAAGTATCTATTCTAAAGACTGCAAATATATGCTCAAATTCTCTATGAGCTTAAGACTTACAAATTCAATAAGACATCTTCAGCAGGAAGAGGTTGAAAGAGGGATACAGGTCTGTGATGTATTTAACACGACAGAAGGAAAGAAGTTAATACAGAAGTGGCCAGACTTTGAAGTCTTACATGAGCCGGCCTACTCCGCACTAATAAACAGAGACGGAACGACAAGTGTTGAAACAATTGTATCCTGCCGTATAAATCCGTTTACTGGCCCAGAAAAAGAAGAGGCCATTCTCCTTGCAACTCTTAACCAACTCTCACCTAGAGGAACTTCTCTACTTGATAGATTTAACTCAAGAGAAAATACTGACTACTACTTAAATTGGTTTCAAGAGTTTACAAAAGTTGCAATTATTCCACTTATGGATGCTCAAGCAAATTTTGGAATTTTCTTTGGAGCTCATCAACAGAATATTATTTTAAAGCTCAATGCTAAAGGCTTTCCAATCAAACTCTACTTTAGAGATTGCCAAGGAACTGGGTACAGTGAAGAGGGATATAAGCAATATAGTCCATACTGCGCAGGTCTGACTTTAGACAATGGAAATATATTAAATAAGGAGATGGGGCAGAAAATATTTTGCTACTACCTCATCATCAACACCGCTTTTGATACAGCTACTCATCTAGCTAAAATTAGTGGAATAAAAGAAGTAAGTTTTATGGAGATTTTAGGTAAATCCCTTAAAAATCTTAAAGAGAATGGAGTAAAAGATTCAAGCTGTATAGACTATCTTCTAAATGAACAATACTTATGGGTAAAAGGAAATTACAAGTGCTGTTTGAAAGAGATCAATGAAAATACAATGAAGAATCCAACAGATATTTATATTCCTATGAATAACCCTATCGCAGGAGTTAGCTATGAATAG
- a CDS encoding dCMP deaminase family protein — MPHQENHDINFIPAKSPIIWDEYFMLQAMMASFKSKDPSTKVGAVFVDKNNHQVTMGYNGFVAGIDESQLPWGKDPLAPLEFQKYGYVVHAEANAILHSKDSLEGTKAYVTLFPCHECAKLLASSKVSEVIYLSDKHRETESNRISKKIFALAGIKFRQLEIKDFTVDSMHQHFQTLLEQVL; from the coding sequence ATGCCACACCAAGAAAACCACGACATTAACTTTATTCCTGCAAAGTCTCCAATCATTTGGGATGAGTACTTTATGCTACAAGCGATGATGGCAAGCTTTAAGTCTAAAGACCCTTCTACTAAAGTCGGTGCAGTATTTGTTGATAAGAATAATCACCAAGTAACAATGGGCTATAATGGATTTGTTGCCGGTATTGACGAGAGTCAACTCCCATGGGGAAAAGACCCTCTCGCTCCTCTTGAATTTCAAAAGTACGGCTACGTTGTTCACGCGGAAGCCAATGCAATTCTACACTCAAAAGATAGCCTTGAAGGAACCAAGGCCTACGTGACTCTCTTTCCATGCCATGAGTGCGCCAAATTATTGGCAAGCTCCAAAGTTTCGGAAGTTATCTACCTAAGTGATAAGCACCGAGAAACAGAATCTAATAGAATTTCAAAGAAAATTTTTGCCCTTGCAGGCATTAAATTTCGCCAACTTGAAATCAAAGACTTTACCGTAGATTCCATGCACCAACACTTTCAAACACTTCTAGAACAAGTCCTTTAG
- a CDS encoding LuxR C-terminal-related transcriptional regulator: MKKERLFNGILLFSVGVMTTLDIYKDHEEGASLGHLAIEVVTVLLSLSALAYILREFIKEKRHNEKLEGEKELLREITESFKQKSEVFIEGLSIQIDRTFNIWKFSDAERDIALFLLKGLSPKRIAEIRGSSEKTVRHQIASIYKKAGLNGREELTAYFLEDLLAPASL; the protein is encoded by the coding sequence ATGAAAAAAGAACGTTTATTCAATGGAATATTATTGTTTTCTGTAGGGGTAATGACCACCTTAGATATCTATAAAGATCATGAAGAAGGGGCATCTCTAGGACATTTAGCTATTGAGGTTGTGACCGTTCTTCTGTCTCTGAGTGCATTGGCGTATATCTTAAGAGAATTTATCAAAGAAAAAAGGCATAATGAGAAGCTTGAAGGTGAGAAGGAGCTACTTCGAGAAATTACTGAGAGCTTTAAACAAAAGTCAGAAGTTTTCATTGAAGGGTTGAGTATACAAATTGATAGAACATTTAATATATGGAAGTTTTCAGATGCGGAACGGGATATTGCCCTCTTTCTTTTAAAAGGTTTATCTCCGAAAAGAATTGCTGAGATTCGTGGAAGTAGTGAGAAAACTGTTCGTCACCAAATAGCTTCAATTTATAAAAAGGCTGGTCTTAATGGAAGAGAGGAACTGACGGCTTATTTCTTAGAAGATCTATTGGCACCGGCGTCTCTATGA
- a CDS encoding 2'-5' RNA ligase family protein codes for MKFSVFIFSLLLSGNIISKELEFNLENDIYSNSLIKFIPHHGSGPYGSYLTMQVNYEVVSKLWKDLEKKIGKKLKNRGEAHVTVITPIEYNEVLKNKISINEIDKIALDYKIQSSSFRVECLGKFGKNISGKLEETFFLVISSEDILKIRKKIAERFYTLGGDKSKFRATHFFPHITVGFSKRDLHESDGAIKDRRSCFASII; via the coding sequence ATGAAATTTTCTGTTTTTATTTTCAGCTTATTATTATCGGGGAATATTATCAGCAAAGAACTAGAGTTTAATCTGGAAAATGATATTTATTCCAACTCTTTAATTAAATTTATTCCTCACCATGGTAGTGGACCTTATGGCAGTTATTTAACTATGCAGGTGAACTATGAAGTAGTTTCAAAACTTTGGAAAGACTTGGAGAAGAAGATCGGAAAGAAGCTTAAAAATAGAGGAGAGGCCCATGTCACAGTAATCACTCCTATAGAGTACAATGAGGTCTTGAAAAATAAAATATCTATTAATGAAATTGATAAAATCGCATTAGATTATAAGATACAGTCTTCGTCTTTTAGAGTTGAATGTCTTGGAAAATTTGGAAAAAATATTTCAGGTAAGTTGGAGGAGACTTTTTTTCTAGTGATATCTTCAGAAGATATTTTAAAAATAAGAAAAAAAATTGCAGAGAGATTCTACACTCTCGGTGGAGATAAAAGTAAGTTTAGGGCAACTCATTTTTTTCCACATATAACTGTCGGCTTTTCAAAAAGAGACCTACATGAGAGTGATGGAGCAATTAAAGATAGGCGCTCATGTTTTGCTAGTATTATTTAG
- a CDS encoding MFS transporter, whose product MNKNKSKLYIAYLNTLTFSCVQMILYTTIPYIAEKTGVVTANIIGAISVGSLIFAFMGPFWAAKSDKLGRKRVLSFGMLGMSISFILIASLFIFNSSIPLSIKIAMVFASRIIYGLLASAIVPVSQAWQLDLISETEHIKVLTRNSMCLNLGRILGPILILFKQVNFELIIYGATIWILTLATSCFLTSESEKKLIDPQNEIKIKDIINNWKESIKEALYPILLAMIFTSFIGILHTFLGHHLKEVLHIDGKDATILFAKIILVLSVLALLVQQVSIWLLKSKWIPRVLIGAGSLVTGSIVLMYSKDEQSIWISIFFISFATALIPPVYLSLISNSKKEKTKESVFGKKLGLASVAHSFGYAVGAGLIALSMKLHLIPEKAVVFFVSFTILALVFVLINRERKPSINLSVKES is encoded by the coding sequence ATGAATAAAAATAAGTCAAAACTCTATATAGCTTACTTAAATACTCTCACTTTTAGCTGTGTTCAGATGATTCTCTATACAACAATTCCCTATATTGCAGAAAAAACAGGTGTTGTGACAGCGAATATTATTGGAGCGATAAGTGTCGGTTCACTTATTTTTGCATTCATGGGACCATTTTGGGCAGCAAAGAGTGATAAGCTAGGAAGAAAGAGAGTTTTAAGTTTTGGTATGCTTGGAATGTCGATTTCATTTATTCTTATTGCTTCACTTTTTATTTTCAATTCATCAATTCCTTTAAGCATAAAGATCGCCATGGTATTTGCGAGTAGAATCATTTACGGACTTCTTGCTTCGGCCATTGTCCCAGTCTCTCAAGCATGGCAATTAGATTTAATAAGTGAAACAGAACATATCAAAGTCCTAACAAGAAATTCCATGTGCCTAAATCTAGGTCGTATACTCGGTCCTATTTTAATATTATTTAAACAAGTAAATTTTGAGCTTATTATTTACGGAGCAACCATTTGGATTCTAACTCTCGCTACAAGTTGTTTCCTAACATCAGAGTCGGAAAAAAAATTAATCGACCCACAAAATGAAATTAAAATTAAAGATATCATTAATAATTGGAAAGAGAGCATTAAAGAGGCTCTTTATCCAATACTCCTTGCAATGATTTTTACAAGCTTTATTGGAATTCTTCATACATTCCTAGGGCATCATTTAAAAGAGGTTCTCCATATTGACGGAAAAGATGCAACTATATTATTTGCAAAAATTATTCTTGTCCTAAGTGTTCTCGCTCTACTTGTTCAACAAGTAAGTATCTGGCTCTTAAAATCAAAATGGATTCCAAGAGTTCTAATTGGCGCAGGAAGTTTAGTCACTGGATCGATCGTCCTCATGTACTCTAAGGATGAGCAATCTATTTGGATTTCTATTTTCTTTATATCTTTTGCGACGGCGCTAATTCCTCCAGTTTACTTATCGTTAATAAGTAATTCAAAGAAAGAAAAAACGAAAGAATCAGTTTTTGGAAAGAAGCTAGGACTTGCTAGTGTCGCTCATTCATTCGGATATGCAGTAGGCGCTGGATTAATAGCCCTTTCAATGAAACTACATTTAATACCAGAGAAAGCAGTCGTCTTCTTTGTTTCTTTTACAATTTTGGCACTCGTCTTTGTCTTAATAAATAGAGAGAGAAAACCATCAATTAATCTAAGTGTTAAAGAGAGTTAA
- a CDS encoding IucA/IucC family protein, with translation MDISTLYLTANKNLVAKAIGELSYEENIQPMENDTFVLPLDSGVKYEFKAIKSIWTSLTVNASSVIRVQNGNSEEVKSAAQFFIDAKKELLLTDIVLANFIEEMNNTLIRDIHLLKKRNGVRAATLLKMSEVERESYLNGHPKALLNKGRIGWNIKENQLYSPEESEGFKLHWLAVKRDESLYLFSETTSEDEILSESLDSKEMQRLLSFLEENNVSRRDYLIIPAHPWQWENIIQTQFLFEIANKSIIPLGIFGDTYRPQVSLRTLSNITRPSNIDIKVPLTILNTSAIRGLPSKYIKIGVTISDYLEEVVTSDPILKEANVAVIKERAGASFKSPFFSQIEEAPYRYHEYLGVTWRESIETLNNEEKEISSLMTGNLLFVDDDGNSLISALIEKSRVDTSYWLSLYFKNVVIPLYHLQNKYGFSLVSHGQNIILRTKNSLPYGVAIKDFGGDLRISDEHKSKYKDIPGIENLGNLPAAHLIHDLYTGHMVTLLRFVSGILRDSHKIEEIDFYSLLAKEVEEYNTNNPPPKEINLLREKFERVIINTVRFQIGYGDSSERPIPKLGTDLDNPIFLGYKSRQ, from the coding sequence ATGGATATAAGCACTCTCTACCTAACTGCTAATAAGAATTTAGTGGCAAAGGCCATTGGTGAATTATCTTACGAAGAAAACATTCAACCAATGGAAAATGATACTTTCGTATTACCACTAGACTCAGGTGTAAAATATGAATTCAAAGCGATCAAGAGTATTTGGACATCTCTCACTGTAAACGCAAGTTCAGTTATAAGAGTTCAAAATGGTAACTCTGAAGAAGTAAAGAGTGCAGCTCAATTCTTTATCGACGCAAAGAAAGAACTTCTTCTTACAGATATTGTTCTCGCAAATTTTATTGAAGAAATGAATAATACGCTAATCAGAGATATACACCTCCTAAAAAAGAGAAATGGAGTAAGAGCTGCGACACTTTTAAAAATGAGTGAAGTAGAAAGAGAATCATATCTTAATGGTCATCCCAAAGCTCTTCTAAATAAAGGACGCATAGGTTGGAATATAAAAGAAAACCAACTTTATTCCCCCGAAGAATCCGAAGGTTTTAAACTTCACTGGTTGGCCGTAAAGAGAGATGAGTCTCTTTACCTATTCTCAGAGACAACTTCTGAAGATGAAATCTTAAGCGAATCTCTTGATTCAAAAGAAATGCAGAGACTACTCTCTTTCTTAGAAGAGAATAATGTAAGCCGAAGAGATTACCTCATAATACCTGCACATCCATGGCAGTGGGAAAATATCATTCAAACTCAATTTCTCTTTGAGATCGCTAATAAATCAATTATTCCTCTAGGTATATTTGGAGATACTTATAGACCTCAGGTCTCTCTTAGAACTTTATCGAATATAACTCGTCCATCAAATATAGATATAAAAGTTCCTCTTACAATCTTAAACACATCAGCAATTAGAGGACTACCAAGTAAGTATATTAAAATTGGCGTTACAATTTCAGATTACTTAGAAGAAGTAGTTACTAGCGACCCTATTTTAAAAGAAGCAAATGTTGCAGTAATCAAAGAGAGAGCAGGAGCAAGTTTTAAGAGCCCATTCTTCTCTCAAATAGAAGAGGCTCCATATAGATATCATGAGTACTTAGGTGTCACTTGGAGAGAAAGTATTGAGACTCTTAATAATGAAGAAAAAGAAATCTCTTCTCTAATGACGGGAAATCTCCTCTTTGTTGACGATGATGGGAACTCTCTCATCTCAGCTCTTATTGAAAAATCTAGAGTAGATACTTCATATTGGCTTTCACTTTATTTTAAGAATGTTGTGATTCCACTTTATCACCTTCAAAACAAGTATGGTTTTAGCTTAGTTTCTCACGGACAAAATATTATTCTTAGGACAAAGAACTCCCTTCCATATGGAGTGGCCATAAAAGACTTTGGAGGAGACCTAAGAATTAGTGATGAACATAAGAGCAAGTATAAAGATATTCCAGGCATTGAAAACCTTGGCAATCTTCCTGCGGCTCATCTCATTCACGATCTCTACACTGGACATATGGTTACACTACTTAGATTTGTCTCCGGTATTTTAAGAGATTCACACAAGATTGAAGAAATTGATTTCTATTCTTTACTCGCTAAAGAAGTAGAAGAATATAATACTAACAACCCTCCACCGAAAGAAATTAATCTTTTAAGAGAAAAATTTGAACGAGTCATTATAAACACTGTGCGTTTTCAAATTGGTTACGGGGATTCATCTGAGCGACCTATTCCTAAATTAGGAACAGATCTAGATAACCCCATTTTCCTAGGATATAAGTCTAGGCAGTAA
- a CDS encoding SidA/IucD/PvdA family monooxygenase yields the protein MSSEKIYDLIGIGVGPFNLSLAAHSSQVDKLDSLFLEQKPSFEWHRELIFQDSYMQTSFLKDLVTGSDPTNPYTFLNYLVKNGLFYSFMNTGRKSITRKEFEVYCRWVAESLGDRIAFGNNVKNITHKNDLFIIETNKATFTAKNICLGTGLIPSVPKCARDFIGDNVFHAKSKQLASANLEGKNLVVVGGGQTGVEVFRNALNEKWGKPNSIKLLTTRANLEPLESSPFTDEYFTPGYVKQFFSLENDKKESIVNYQLLASDGNTPEYLEELYNELYLVKNIHKDERAIEILPYRWLDKVEENQGSYNLTYRNDFRDRLESDQADVIILATGFQKSTPPILDLLEEHIPLCERGRFIFNKDYSLKWDGESTNKIFAFNFSRYGHGISEPQLSLMAWRSANVINSLCAEEIFPTNSFRPNFIDYGEE from the coding sequence ATGAGTAGTGAAAAAATTTACGATTTAATTGGAATAGGTGTCGGACCATTCAACTTAAGCCTTGCGGCCCACTCTTCACAAGTTGATAAATTAGACAGCCTCTTCCTCGAACAAAAACCATCTTTTGAGTGGCATAGAGAGTTAATTTTTCAAGATTCTTATATGCAAACATCATTTCTAAAAGATCTAGTGACGGGCTCCGATCCAACCAATCCATATACCTTCCTAAATTACTTAGTAAAAAATGGTCTCTTCTATTCTTTTATGAATACAGGAAGAAAGAGTATTACAAGAAAAGAATTTGAAGTTTACTGTCGCTGGGTAGCGGAATCTCTAGGTGATAGGATTGCTTTTGGTAATAACGTTAAAAATATCACCCATAAGAATGATCTCTTTATAATTGAAACTAACAAAGCGACTTTTACGGCTAAGAATATTTGTCTAGGTACGGGACTTATCCCTAGCGTTCCAAAGTGTGCGAGAGACTTCATTGGAGATAATGTCTTTCACGCAAAATCTAAGCAATTAGCTTCTGCTAATTTAGAAGGAAAGAATCTTGTTGTAGTTGGTGGTGGACAAACAGGTGTGGAAGTTTTTAGAAATGCGCTTAATGAAAAATGGGGAAAACCAAACTCTATAAAGCTTTTAACAACAAGAGCAAATCTAGAGCCTCTTGAGTCCTCACCATTTACTGATGAGTATTTTACACCTGGTTATGTTAAGCAATTCTTTTCTTTAGAAAATGATAAAAAGGAAAGTATTGTAAACTATCAGCTTCTTGCCAGTGATGGAAATACTCCAGAATATTTGGAAGAACTCTACAATGAACTCTATCTTGTAAAAAATATTCACAAAGATGAAAGGGCCATAGAAATTCTTCCTTACCGCTGGCTGGATAAAGTCGAAGAAAACCAAGGTTCATATAACTTGACCTATAGGAATGATTTTAGAGATCGCCTAGAAAGTGATCAAGCAGATGTCATTATATTGGCGACAGGTTTTCAAAAGTCGACTCCACCAATTCTAGACTTACTAGAAGAACATATCCCTCTCTGTGAAAGAGGGCGCTTTATATTTAATAAAGACTATTCTCTAAAATGGGACGGAGAGAGTACAAATAAGATTTTTGCTTTCAACTTTAGTAGATATGGACATGGGATTTCAGAACCACAACTAAGCTTAATGGCCTGGAGATCTGCAAATGTTATAAACTCTCTTTGCGCCGAAGAAATTTTTCCAACCAATAGCTTTAGACCTAACTTCATCGACTACGGTGAAGAATAA
- a CDS encoding GNAT family N-acetyltransferase yields MNRKITLQSFKTNKFYDIELITDSTIEISVDNNQYQFKFDKRGNSLKIKELDYVNDEITLIAIEASFSFFPEEITEISFNQSSIRNRNDLKEYTEGEFTTLPRMSFSSLGDVWAKRNSCIQEEIIKTGNISHPKRPTYFSGELLYKKYFPLINKTISFRVIDLEKDLDNFHQWHNKEFIYNFWELNKSKEELSQYLENALKDPHSIPAILEFNNEPVGYFEFYWVKEDRLGPFFNFSDHDRGFHFLIGEESCLGIKNVDSILKATSHYAFLNDTRTKLLAGEPRSDNKRIIRYTDHFECWRNEKEFDFPHKRAALLLCDRETYFKEGYPWI; encoded by the coding sequence ATGAATAGAAAAATCACCTTACAATCATTTAAGACAAATAAATTTTACGATATAGAATTAATAACAGATTCTACGATAGAAATCTCAGTAGACAATAATCAGTATCAATTTAAATTTGATAAAAGAGGTAACTCTTTAAAGATTAAAGAACTTGATTACGTAAACGATGAGATTACTCTTATTGCAATTGAAGCAAGCTTTAGCTTCTTCCCAGAAGAGATAACTGAAATCTCATTCAATCAATCTTCAATAAGAAACAGAAATGATCTCAAAGAATACACAGAGGGAGAATTCACAACTCTACCAAGAATGTCTTTTAGCTCTCTAGGAGATGTATGGGCAAAAAGAAATAGCTGTATTCAAGAAGAAATAATTAAAACAGGCAATATCTCTCATCCAAAGAGGCCAACCTACTTTTCAGGGGAGTTACTCTACAAGAAATACTTTCCTCTAATTAACAAGACCATTTCTTTTCGTGTGATAGATCTAGAAAAAGATTTAGATAACTTTCACCAATGGCATAATAAAGAGTTTATCTACAATTTCTGGGAATTGAATAAATCAAAAGAAGAATTATCTCAATATCTAGAGAACGCTCTTAAAGACCCTCATAGTATTCCTGCAATCTTAGAGTTTAACAATGAACCTGTTGGATACTTTGAATTCTACTGGGTTAAAGAAGATCGTCTTGGACCTTTCTTTAACTTTTCTGATCACGACAGAGGCTTCCACTTTCTAATTGGAGAGGAGTCCTGCCTTGGTATAAAGAACGTCGATTCAATTCTCAAGGCAACATCTCACTATGCTTTTTTAAATGACACTAGAACAAAACTTCTGGCAGGAGAGCCTAGAAGTGATAATAAGAGAATCATTAGATATACTGATCACTTTGAATGTTGGAGAAATGAAAAAGAATTCGATTTTCCTCATAAGAGAGCAGCTCTTCTACTTTGTGACAGAGAGACCTATTTCAAAGAAGGTTATCCATGGATATAA